GCGGGCTCATCGTCGACGATCAGGATGCGGGCGGGATGGTCACCGTGCTCGGCGGGGCTCATGTGCGTGGTTACCTCGGACCTCGGATGGCTGCGAAGGGTTGCACTTCACCCTTGCACGAACACGGGGAATCTGAGAGGGATGACGCCAAGCCTCTCGTGCGGCGGGCGGGGCCGGTCAGACACCGCTGTTGCCGCCGCCGCGCAGCGCGTCGAGGTCGTCCTTGACGGTGTTGATCGGGATGGCGAAGCCGAGGCCGACACTGCCCGCGCTGCTGCTCGATTCCGAACTCGGCGAGTACATCGCGGAGTTGATGCCGATGATCTGCCCCTGCATATTGATCAGGGCGCCACCGGAGTTGCCGGGGTTGAGCGAGGCGTCGGTCTGTATGGCCTTGTACGAGGTCTTCGACGAGCCGGTGTCGCCGTTGTACTGGTTGCCGCCGAACTCGAACGGCCAGCCCCCGCGGCCGCCCGGACCGTCCTGCTGCCCCTGTCCCTCCTCCTTGGGGACGGTGACATCCCGGTCGAGGGCGGAGACGATTCCGCTGGTCACGGACCCGGTGAGGCCCTCGGGCGAGCCGATCGCCACCACCTGGTCGCCGACCGTGATCTTGCTGGAGTCGCCGAGCGAGGCCGCGGTGAGGTTCTTGGCGCCGCGCACCTTGACCAGCGCCAGGTCCTTGCCGGGGTCGGTGCCGACGACCTCGGCCGTCTTCCGGCTGCCGTCGTGGAAGGTGACGGTGACGGTGTCCGCACCGGCGAGCACATGGTTGTTGGTGACGATCTCGCCGTCGCTGTTGACGACCACA
This genomic stretch from Streptomyces nigrescens harbors:
- a CDS encoding S1C family serine protease gives rise to the protein MTQSYRRSGDEMPQDRPYAYGDDHGQGYGQGYGHEAYGGTPGAGFSEQAVPPPPPYAPERPRRARRPVALIAAVALASGLIGGGSAALIAGATQPSAQNSSSTPLVNAGKTSGSGVSGVAKAVSPAIVEIKAQSAKGESTGSGVVVNSDGEIVTNNHVLAGADTVTVTFHDGSRKTAEVVGTDPGKDLALVKVRGAKNLTAASLGDSSKITVGDQVVAIGSPEGLTGSVTSGIVSALDRDVTVPKEEGQGQQDGPGGRGGWPFEFGGNQYNGDTGSSKTSYKAIQTDASLNPGNSGGALINMQGQIIGINSAMYSPSSESSSSAGSVGLGFAIPINTVKDDLDALRGGGNSGV